One segment of Pseudalkalibacillus hwajinpoensis DNA contains the following:
- a CDS encoding NCS2 family permease: MDRFFRFHEHNTTYRKETIAGLTTFLSMAYILFVNPAVLADAGMDQGAVFTATALAAALGTLIMGVLAGYPIALAPGMGLNAFFTYSVVTVMGVPWETALAGVLVSGIIFIIITIFKIREMIINAIPMELKYAAASGIGLFIAFIGLQSAGIVQNNDSTLVQLGNLLAGPTLLAVFGLIITVILMVRNVTGGIFYGMVITAIVGMIFNQVPIPSGIVGSVPSLEPTFGVALGHLGDLFTIDMLVVVLTFLFVDFFDTAGTLIAVATQAGIMKDNKLPRAGKALFADSSATVLGAVLGTSTTTAYIESSSGVAAGGRTGFTSVVTAGFFLLALFFSPLLAVVTPSVTAPVLIIVGVLMVSVLGNIEWKRFEIAVPAFLTIVAMPLTYSIATGIALGFVMYPITMVVKGEGKNIHPIMYGLFFVFIAYFVFLA; the protein is encoded by the coding sequence ATGGATCGTTTTTTTCGTTTTCATGAGCATAATACAACATATAGAAAAGAAACTATTGCTGGATTAACGACGTTCTTATCAATGGCTTACATTCTATTTGTGAATCCGGCTGTTTTGGCCGATGCAGGGATGGATCAAGGAGCTGTCTTTACTGCCACAGCACTTGCTGCTGCGCTCGGTACATTAATTATGGGTGTTCTAGCGGGATATCCAATCGCTCTGGCGCCAGGAATGGGATTGAATGCGTTCTTTACCTATTCTGTTGTCACCGTGATGGGCGTACCGTGGGAAACAGCACTTGCAGGGGTACTTGTTTCAGGAATTATCTTTATTATTATTACCATTTTTAAAATTAGAGAAATGATCATCAACGCGATTCCGATGGAATTAAAATACGCGGCAGCGAGCGGGATTGGACTTTTTATAGCATTTATCGGTCTTCAAAGCGCAGGAATTGTTCAAAACAATGATTCTACACTTGTTCAACTAGGTAATCTTCTCGCAGGTCCGACGTTACTTGCAGTCTTCGGATTAATTATTACTGTTATCTTAATGGTTCGTAACGTAACGGGCGGTATTTTCTACGGAATGGTGATTACAGCCATCGTAGGTATGATCTTTAACCAGGTGCCGATTCCAAGCGGGATTGTGGGTAGCGTACCAAGTCTTGAACCAACGTTCGGCGTTGCTTTAGGTCATCTTGGTGATTTGTTTACAATTGACATGCTTGTCGTTGTTCTCACGTTCTTATTCGTCGATTTCTTCGACACAGCGGGTACTTTAATAGCTGTTGCGACGCAGGCAGGCATAATGAAAGACAACAAACTTCCAAGAGCAGGGAAAGCATTGTTTGCTGATTCATCTGCAACTGTTCTTGGGGCTGTACTTGGTACATCAACAACTACTGCCTACATTGAATCTTCATCAGGAGTAGCGGCAGGTGGTCGAACTGGTTTTACATCTGTTGTAACAGCAGGATTTTTCTTGTTAGCACTATTCTTCTCTCCGTTACTAGCAGTGGTCACACCTTCAGTTACAGCACCAGTCTTAATTATAGTCGGTGTCCTGATGGTGAGCGTACTCGGTAACATTGAGTGGAAACGATTTGAAATTGCAGTTCCAGCATTCTTAACAATTGTTGCAATGCCATTAACATACAGTATTGCAACAGGGATTGCGTTAGGATTTGTAATGTACCCGATCACTATGGTCGTAAAAGGTGAGGGGAAGAATATTCATCCAATCATGTATGGTTTGTTCTTTGTATTTATCGCATATTTCGTGTTTTTAGCATAG